The sequence ctgaactgaaatcaagagtcagatgcttaacagaccgagtcacccaggcacccactaatagattatttttacagtagtttcagatttacagaaaaaaatgaatggaaagcaCAGGaagttctctgtctctctctctctcacacacacacactcattcccctatttttaatatcttatattAATAcaatacatttgttacaattgataacccagtattgatatattattagcgaaattccatagtttacattagggttcattctttttgttatatattctatgggttttaacaaatatataataacatcTATCTACCTTAGTACCATACAGaacagtttcactgccctaaaaaccctGTGATCTACCTTttcatctttccctccctctccccagactTCTagctctaagattttttttttcacatctccTAACTGTTCAACAGTAAAGACTAGGAAAGATAGTGGTGGCTGGAAATAAGGGAATGcccagcaaaacaaaaaagtgatGGGCAATTTTACTGAGACTCTAGTTTTTTGGAGTCCCCATGCAGATTGAGAACTTCATAAAAGTGGGCATAGTTTCATCTTTGCTCCACCAACTTCAGGGATATACATGGGATACatctgttggatgaatgaatgagaaatgtgCTTTCCATACTCAGAGTGCTATACCAACTTGAATTGTGGTTATTGATTCCAAAACTagttaaaggggtgcctgggttgctcagttggttacggggccggctcttgatttcagctcaggtcatgatctcagggtcttgggatcaagccccacatcaggtttcctactcaggctgcttgagattttctttccttctccttctgctcctcccccattctctctctctctctcatataaataaataaaacttttttgaaaaaagaactaGTTGAAAAGAGACATGCAGAGGAGGATCTGAGAAAAATTGATAGAACTAGAGAGATTAaggaaagggtggggggagaagagacACAAAATGTGCAGGATAGACTACCAGCTCTTTTTCTGGGTCCAAGGACCTCTCTGACAGAGCTCTCCCTCCTAGATGTtctttatttacacacacacacacacacacacacacacacacatcaaatttGCTACACATAAGCCTTCCTTGCAGAGAGGGAGACATGtgtctccagagaaacagaggcaggcagagagaagggggcaTCCTGGAGCTTTAGAGGCACAGAGGGGAAGCAAGAATGGGGAAGGACAAAGCAGGTGCATTTGTGTGGAAAGTGACAGAGATTCATTCAAAATTCATTAGCCAGCATGTGTGAACATGGGCACATGTTTTATGGgcagggcattatgctaaatgctAGGGATAAGCTGAAGAACAAGATGGGCTTTGCCCCTGTCGTCAAGAAGCTCACAGTCCAGTGGAGGAGATAGAGGGCTAAACATAATACAGTGAGCAATGCCACCCTGGAgtacagagaggcagaaggaggcacTGAGATGGAGATTTGATTGGGAGAAGGAGGCAGCATGATGAATGACAGAGGGGTGAGGAAGTAGTAGGAGGCAAAGCATTTTAGAGATCTGGAGACTGGGCTGCCATTCTGATTCAGCAGCACCTTACTTGGCTGTGTGATCTGAGCAAGTAATGTTTCTGCTGGGTTCTGTTCAGGAATCTCTTGTAAATAGCATTCACTAGATGCCTACACCCATTTCAAATAAATTGGTTATTGTTATGAAAACAGTTAAATTCAGAGCCTAAGGCAAAAGTCAATGTATGGGACTGCAGAAGGGGGTTGCCCCTCTGGGCCCTTCCGTCCCCCACAACCTTGAAGGCTCTGTCCTTGCCCTCTCTCCCTTCAAGCTCTGGTCTTCCTCATGCTGAGGCCGTGGTTTGGGTGACTGAGACCagtttaattcaattcaattttccTTTGATCTGCCTGGCTGTGATATAGAGACCCAAAGACGAATCCATCCCCCAATAGACAATGACACAAATGAATGGGGTCAGCCCTCTGTCTCGCCCAGCAACACTAGTGTTCCTCCTGTGAGCTCCTACAGCACTTTGTATAATCCTCAACTTCACTCCTTATCACACTGTGTGGCAATTATCTGTTTATATATCCAAGTTTCCCTCTACGCTGTGAGCTTTCACATGGCAGAGAATTTGTCATGTTCATCTCTTTGTCCCCAGCGCCTAGCACAAAGGGAGTCCtctgtaaatgtttgttgagtgagaATGAATGTTTGGAGATAATTAAAATacaaggcagaaaagaaaaagcattctaATAGATATGTAAGGAACATGCAtgggtcagaggaagaggagatTAGCTCCAAATGAGGTGTCTAGAAAAGCCTTACAAAAGGGGGGGCAGTTAATCTGAATCTTGGAGGGCAGTGGTGATTAAGAATTTACCAGATACAGGAAACAAGTTTGTGATGGGGGGAGGGTATTAGTGGGGCTGgtgaaagaacattccaggctgaGAAATCAATGTTAGCAAGGGGGGGAAGGCATGAGCATGCTTGAAGCCTTCAAGAAACTGAGTCATCCAGTGGCTTAAGTGGGTGCATtgcaagaggaggagggaggtggaagAGGACAGTTGGCAGAGAATATGGAAAACATGCAGAGGGTTGCAGACAGAACAGAGCAGGTAaaggggttgttgttgttgttgttgttgttgttgttgttgttttagacaAGTAGGACATGACCTCACCTGTGTTTCAAAAGGTAATGGGGTGGTCAACAGTGTCAAATGCTACAGGGGGAACAAGTAGAACAGTCTGAGAAGAGAACTTTGGATTTGGCAGTTAAAGCTTCATGATCTTGGGGAGAAATGTCCAAATGGTGATGGAGGAGATAGATAGGGCACTGGACTGTCATGGACTGAGGGGTGAATGAGAAGATGTAAATAGCCCTTTCAAGAAGTTTAGCTGTAAAGAGAAACAAGAATTAGGAACAAAGCTTGAAAAGAGACAGACTTTCtcaagaagaggaggaggcaagCCAATTTCCCTAAGCCTCAATGGGTTAGCAGCCTGAAGGAGTCAAGTTCACCATCCACTGCGTGGGAGGAGGTGCTCCTGGGATGCAGAGGGATCTGGCTGGGTAGTAGAGGTGGGGAATGAGTGGGCTTGGAGGGTCTGGCTGAGTGGGACCCAGACTCCCTGCTGCCACCTCTTCCTTTTCCTACCCAGAATTGGAGCTGGCCATTAGGGTCACCCTTTATGCAGTGATCTTTCTGATGAGTGTTGGAGGAAATGTGCTCATCATCgtggtcctgggactgagtcgcCGGCTGAGGACTGTCACCAACGCCTTCCTGCTCTCACTGGCAGTCAGCGACCTCCTGCTGGCTGTGGCTTGCATGCCCTTCACCCTCCTGCCCAATCTCATGGGCACGTTCATCTTTGGCACAGTCGTCTGTAAGGCAGTTTCCTACCTCATGGGTAGgtgagacacccccccccccccccgcctcctatCCTAAAGTCCTTGGCGTACATGGGGATCTTTCCCAGTGGGGCCTGAGAAAATCACACTGGTTGAGTGTGTAATACAAGTTTCCTAGGTgaccccttcctcttcccttgttTAGGGGTGTCTGTGAGTGTGTCCACACTAAGCCTTGTGGCCATCGCCCTGGAGCGATACAGCGCCATCTGCCGGCCGCTACAAGCACGCGTGTGGCAGACGCGTTCCCATGCGGCTCGTGTGATCATCGCCACTTGGATGCTCTCTGGACTGCTCATGGTGCCCTACCCGGTGTACACCGCCGTACAGCCCGCAGGAGGGGCCCGGGCGCTGCAGTGCGTGCATCGTTGGCCCAGTGCGCGTGTCCGCCAAACCTGGTGAGGGTGCCCATTACCTATTCCTGGGAAttcctttctccatctccatcaGGGGTTTACTCCCATTCCCCAGAATCTTCCTCCAATTCCCTTTCCGCACCCACCACCCTGGAATTCCCATGTGGGGCTGCTCCCCAGTTCTCCAGCCCTTTCCAGCCGCACGCCAAAAAACCACTTCCTCCTCAGGGGCCTGGTCCCCAGCGCTAGAAACAAGCCCTGGCTCTTCCTCCATCTGTGATCATAGGTGTGATCTGCTCTGTCTCCAGGTCGGTACTGCTGCTCCTGCTTTTGTTCTTCGTCCCAGGCGTGGTTATGGCTGTGGCCTACGGGCTCATCTCCCGCGAGCTCTACTTAGGGCTTCGCTTCGACGAGGACAGCGACAGCGAAAGCCGAGTCCGAAGCCAAGGAGGGCTGCGGGGTGGGGCGGGACCAGGTGGGTGAGATCCAGCCTTGGGAAGGGGCGGGGCCCAGAGTGGGTGGACCAGAaaggagcggggggggggggggggggggttgggggcggAGAGGACGCAGCCGGCTCTGACCCCCCGGCTCTGTGCTCAGGTCCTGCCCCCCCCAATGGGAGTTGCCGGCCGGAGGGCGGGCTGGCTGGCGAGGACGGCGACGGCTGCTACGTGCAGCTTCCGCGCTCGCGTCAGACCCTGGAGCTGTCCGCGCTGACCGCGCCCACTCCTGGGCCCGGAGGTGGCCCCCGGCCCTACCAGGCCAAGCTGTTGGCCAAGAAGCGCGTGGTGCGGATGCTGCTGGTGATCGTCGtgctttttttcctgtgttgGTTGCCACTGTATAGTGCCAACACGTGGCGTGCCTTCGACAGCTCT is a genomic window of Canis lupus familiaris isolate Mischka breed German Shepherd chromosome 21, alternate assembly UU_Cfam_GSD_1.0, whole genome shotgun sequence containing:
- the CCKBR gene encoding gastrin/cholecystokinin type B receptor isoform X1; translated protein: MELLKLNRSAQGSGAGPGASLCRAGGALLNSSGAGNLSCEPPRLRGAGTRELELAIRVTLYAVIFLMSVGGNVLIIVVLGLSRRLRTVTNAFLLSLAVSDLLLAVACMPFTLLPNLMGTFIFGTVVCKAVSYLMGVSVSVSTLSLVAIALERYSAICRPLQARVWQTRSHAARVIIATWMLSGLLMVPYPVYTAVQPAGGARALQCVHRWPSARVRQTWSVLLLLLLFFVPGVVMAVAYGLISRELYLGLRFDEDSDSESRVRSQGGLRGGAGPGPAPPNGSCRPEGGLAGEDGDGCYVQLPRSRQTLELSALTAPTPGPGGGPRPYQAKLLAKKRVVRMLLVIVVLFFLCWLPLYSANTWRAFDSSGAHRALSGAPISFIHLLSYASACVNPLVYCFMHRRFRQACLETCARCCPRPPRARPRPLPDEDPPTPSIASLSRLSYTTISTLGPG
- the CCKBR gene encoding gastrin/cholecystokinin type B receptor isoform X2 encodes the protein MMPTELELAIRVTLYAVIFLMSVGGNVLIIVVLGLSRRLRTVTNAFLLSLAVSDLLLAVACMPFTLLPNLMGTFIFGTVVCKAVSYLMGVSVSVSTLSLVAIALERYSAICRPLQARVWQTRSHAARVIIATWMLSGLLMVPYPVYTAVQPAGGARALQCVHRWPSARVRQTWSVLLLLLLFFVPGVVMAVAYGLISRELYLGLRFDEDSDSESRVRSQGGLRGGAGPGPAPPNGSCRPEGGLAGEDGDGCYVQLPRSRQTLELSALTAPTPGPGGGPRPYQAKLLAKKRVVRMLLVIVVLFFLCWLPLYSANTWRAFDSSGAHRALSGAPISFIHLLSYASACVNPLVYCFMHRRFRQACLETCARCCPRPPRARPRPLPDEDPPTPSIASLSRLSYTTISTLGPG